CGTCATATTTTTGTTTAGGAAATAAATCTTTTTCAATATCTTTTAGGGAAAAATTAGCTTGAGGAACATTTTTTTTAGCAATTTTGATCATCTCTTCTGAAAAATCATAACCTTCTACTTTAATGTTGTTTTGAAATAAAAATTTCATATCTCTTCCGTTACCACAGCCTAAATCTAAAACCAAGCTATCTTTGGGTAAAATCGAGATAAATTTTCTTAGTATTTTTTCAAAATCTGGATTTAAAATCTGATGAGATTGGTTGTATTGCTGTGCGTATTGATTATATTCTTGTTGCAAATCTGACATAAATTTTTACTTTTTAGTTTTACAACCTACACTGACTCCAACCACATTCATGGCAGGTACCACAACCTTCAGATAAAACAATTTCGGCTCCACATTCCGGACAAATATTAGAATCTGTTTTTATATCATCAGTAATTTTAGTTTCAATAGCTAAGTCTGCATTTTCTAATTTACTTGGTTTACTTGCAGATAAATTTAAGACCTGGTCTTGTTTGCTTCCATCCCGATAAATGGTGATACCCTTGCAACCCAAACGCCAAGCTTGAATATAGGCTTTTTTGACATCTTCAATTGTGGCAGTTTGTGGGAAGTTAATAGTTTTAGATACTGAGTTATCAAAATGTTTTTGCCAGGCAGCTTGGATTTTGATGTGCCATGATGGGGAAATCTGGTGAGTGGTCACGAAGACTTTTTTATCTTGTTCAGATAAACCTTTAATAGTATCTAGATTTTCGCCTTGGACAATTTGTTCTACAATTTTGGTTCGGGTATTTTTGTCCTTAATTTTGCCTGCTAAGTATGCTTCGAATACCGGATCGATCATCATTAATTCTTGGGTTGGTCGGTTGCTTTTATCATCCTCAAAAAAAGTCCGACGCAAAGTAACTAATGAAAAGACTGGCTCAATACCTGAAGAACAGTCAGCCAGCATGGAAATAGTGCCGGTTGGGGCAATCATAGTCAGAGCACAGTTGCGGTAGCGTTCAGCACTGCCCGCAAAAACAGACCGATCCCAATTTGGAAAAACTCCTCTTTCTTTACCTAATTGCAAAGACATATCTTCAGCAGTTTTTCTGATAAATTTAGCCAGACGTTCTGAGAGTCGCACTGCTTCTTGAGAGTTGTAAGGAATGCCAAGTTTAAAAAGCATGTGAGCAAAACCCATTACTCCCAGACCAATACGACGGTTACCATTTTTAACCATTTCTTCAATTTCTTTGATTGGGTACTCATTCATTTCAATCATGTCGTCGAGCAAACGGATTCCTAGTTTGACTGATGTTTCTAAATCATCCCAATCAATTTCCGACTTGCCTTTAACAGTTTTAAGATGATTTGACAAAATAATTGAAGTCAAATTACACGATTCATAAGGTAGAAGCGGAATCTCACCACAGGGATTAGTAGCATTAATTACTCCCAAACTTGGAGTTGGATTATCTTCTTGCATCCGGTCTAAAAAGGCCAAACCCGGATCGCCACTAGCCCAAGCATGTTCAGCAATTAAATTAAATAGTTCACGAGCTTTGACGGTTTTGACTACTTCACCATTTCTGGGGTTTTTAAGTTCCCAATTTTCATCTTGTTCAACTGCTTCCATAAACTCATTAGTAACTCCTACTGAAACATTGAAATTTTTGATAGTCCCATCTTCGTCTTTCAAAGTAATAAAATCAATGATGTCCGGATGGTCACAGTTTAAGATACCAATATTGGCTCCTTGCCGTTTTGAACCTTGTAAAATTTTAGATAGAGCGGCTGAGTAAGCAGATAGAAAATCGACCGGGCCAGAGGAAGCTTTGGGCACATTTTTGACTTTATCGCCTCGAGGTCTGATTTTAGAAAAATTAAAGCCAGTGCCCCCATTGTTTTTATGTATTACAGCTGCTTCACCTAGAGTTTTGAAAATGCTTAAAATATTGTCTTCAACTGGCAAGACAAAACATGAAGAAAGTTGGCCTGTTCCACCTGGATTACCGGCTTCAAACATTGCCTTACCCGCCACCACAAATTTGAAATTAACCATTCGCTCGAAAAAGGCTTGGGCTGTTTTTTCGACAATGCCGTTCATACCCCAGTTAATTTCAGCTTTAGCCATGTGCTGAGCTACCCGCCAAAACATTTCACCTGGAGTCTCAGTGATATTACCTTTGAGATCAGTTTTTAAATACCGCTTCTCGGCAATTTTAAGACCGTTTTCTGAAAGTTTTGGCTCAGTAATTTTCATAGTTTACTTCTGAAAATAATTTGTATCTTTATTTCTATCAATAAGTTTATGAGCCATTTTCATTTCTTCTGGTGTATTTATATAAATGATTTTAAATTTGCCTTCTGTTGTTTGAGTAAGGTAATCATGAGAAATTTCAACAATATGAACCAGGCCCCAATATATCCATTTTCCATTAAGATTTTCCACTAGAAAATTTCGTACAGGCGGAATTTTATAAACTCTAATTTTAGTTTTATTTTTAAAAGTAAAAATTTTATCCTTAAAATCTTTTGTTTTATAAGGATGTAATAGGTGTTTTTCAATATCCAATTCAGCTGGAAATCCTTGTTCTTTAGTGATTTGTAATGTGTCATTAATTTCAATTACACTGCCCATATTTTGAAATTTTAACAATTTATAATTTTTACTAATCTTCTTATCAATCCTTCATCATCTTTATCCCAAGCAAAATATTTACTTTCTAAATCTTTAATTTGTGCCCACTGAAACTGATCATGTTCATGGCTGAGCTTAATTTCACCATCAACAAACGTTCCTTTATATAGCACACAAACAGTCCGAATCCTAGAGTCAGCTGTGTGTACCCAATCCCAAATTACCAATGGCTCACCTATTTTGATTATGATATTGCCCAATTCTTCTTTAATCTCCCGTGCCAATCCTGCCGACAAACTTTCATCCCATTCCAAACCACCACCTGGAAAATCCCACTTACTTTGCAGTTTTTCAGGTATTCGCTTGTCCTGGGAAAAACGAATAAGTAAAACTTCATTTTTAGCATTAAAAAGAGCCACCTTTTGCGCCACTCGAAAACGATTTGGTTTAGACATCACATTTACTCCAACCACATTCCGGACAGGTGATACAGCCTTCAGCTTTTTGCATAGGTGCCCCACATTCCGGACAAACTTTAATTTTTACTGGCACTACTTGTTTTTTAACTAAAGGCCGACCACGAAAATCGATTTCTTTACTACTGTACGGCTCTTTATCCTGCTTGCCACTTTCCAAAACAACTTGCTGTCTGGACCCAGTTACATATACAGTTAACCCTTTACAACCTAATTTCCAGGCCTGAAGATAGGCTTTTTTGACATCATCAATAGTGGCAGTTGCTGGGAAATTAATAGTTTTGCTAATGGAATTATCTACAAAGCGCTGGAGAGCTGCTTGCATCCGCACATGCTGGCTAGCTGTCAAATCAGCTGAAACAACAAAAACATTTTTGATCTCATCAGGCACACCATCAATATTTTGACAAGTTCCGCTTTCTCTTACTTTGCTAAAAACTTTCTCCCGTTTGGCTTTACTTAGTCCAGCTTTTTGTAAAGCTTGAGCAAAAAGTTGGCTTTCGTAATAAAGTTTTTTAAAATCTTCACCATTATCATAATCAGCTCCTTCATGGGTTTTCATCATATAACTTAAGGAAAATACCGGTTCACAGCCATAGCCTTCCAAACCGGTGACCGTGGCTATTGCCCCAGTTGGGGCAATAGTGTTTTGGGCAGCATTGCGTAGACCATGTTTTTTGATATCAGATATCAATTTTGTCCAATTAAGCTTTGGTCTTTTAAATCTAGGACTGGGTTTAACTAAGGATTTATTTAGCTTAAAGGTAAATTGTTCAGGATTATAAACACTTTTAGTAATTCCCGGGAAAACCCCTCTTTCTTTAGCTAATTTAATACTAGTTTTAAGACTGTGATAACGGATAAATTCCATCACCTGACCAGCTAAATCTTCACCCTCTTGGGAACCATAGGCTACTCCTACTAAATACATCAGGTCTGCCAAACCCATGATAGAAATTCCGATGCGCCGATTTTTAAAGGCAGCTTCAGCTAGCATCGGTACAGCTGAGACATACTTATTGGCATCAATGACATCATCCAAAAAGCGGGTAGTTACTTCTACTGTTTCTTGTAATTTAGACCAATCAATTTCCTGATCATACAGTTCATCAGCTAATGTTTTTTTAGGATCTTTTTTAGCTTTAGTATGCTCACGTAAATTAATACTGGCCATACAGCAGTTTTCCCCTGGACCAAGCCATTGTTCACCACAAGGATTAGTGGCTTCCAATGTGTATTGTTCTGGAACTGGGTTTTCGCGGTTGGCCGCATCTAAAAAGAGCAAACCCGGTTCACCGTTGTGGTGAGCAAAGGTAGCGATCGTATCAAAAAGGTCTTGAGCTTTGATAGTTTTGACAGTCTTTTGACTATGTGGGTCGCGCAAATCAAATGATTTATTTTTACTAACTGCTTCCATAAATTCATCTGTAATTCCAACTGAAATGTTGAAGTGTTCAATTTCTCCTTCTTGTTCCTTGCACGTCACAAAATCATAAATATCGGGATGGTCGACTGGTAAAACTGCCATGCAGGCACTACGTCGACCTCCACCCTGGCCAATCACCCAAAAAGCAGTGTCATAAATTTTTAAGAAGGAAACTGCGCCTGTAGCTTTACCTTTGCTGGTACTAATAAAAGCCCCTTTATGTCTAATCCGACCAAAAGAAAAACCCACTCCGCCACCAGATTGGAGAATGAGTACCGCATTACGCAGGGTAGCAAAAATACTGTTTTCCATCTTGCCTAAATCATCTTCAATGGGTAAAACAAAGCAGTTGGCCAACTGACCAGAACCGGTCCCAGCATTGGCAATCGTGCGGCCATTGGGCACAAAGCGGAGAGAAAAAAGATGCTGACGAAATTGTTCATAAATTTGCTTGGGATCAACACCATCACGGTATTGGTTTTCAGACTCAGCTACTACTCGAGCTACCCTGGAAAAAATATCGCGGACAGTTTCTACCGCCCGACCGTGTTCATCCCGCAAACTATAGCGTTTGATAAAAACTTCTAAAGCATTCGGAGGTAACTTGATTTCAGTTTTTTTCATAAGTTTTAACTTAAACGCTGCATTTGCTTTTTAAATTCATCAACACTATCAAATTCCAAAAACACACTCGCAAATCGTAAATAAGCAATCGGATCCAGTTTTTTAAGTCTGGTCAAAATCATTCGACCAATATCTGAAGATGACACTTCAGTTGATTTACGATTTAAAAGTCGCATTTCAATTTCTTCTACAATTTTCTCAACATCTTCACTGGCAATATCTCGTTTTTCGCAAGCTAAGTTAATACCGTTTTTAATTTTGTAACGGTCAAACTCCTGTTTTTCCCCATCTTTTTTAACGACTGTCAAATCTATTACTTCAATTCGTTCGTATGTTGTAAAACGTTTCCTACATGCCAAACATTTTCTTCGCCGCCGAGTCACTTGACCATCTTCGCTATCCCGCGATTCTAAGACTGCACTTTTGCAATTACCACAGTACGGACATTTCATAAGCTTTTAATCCTAAAATAGTGTATTTTGTGAAAACAAAATACACTATCCATAGTGCAAGTAAAAACTGTAGAACACTAGAATTCACAGGTCAATATATCAAAAGATATCAATTATGGTTTTGGAGAAAAATATCCTTCTATTTCAAATAAAAAAAATTACAGCACTTTTCCCGCATGCACTTATTCTTCTTTTAAAACAGCTGAAGGACTAGCTTCTTGTTTTTCTGGCTTGACTAGTATAGGAGTAAATTTGGCTAAATTATTGTCAAAAATACTTTTATCCAAATCTAAAGTTTGTTCTAAAACTGCTCTATCACTATCATCAGTAATTTTATCCAGTAAACGAGCGGTTACTTCTTGATGTTTTAAAAAGGCTTTCGCAAATTGCTCTTTGATAGTAGGATCTATATCTTGGCTACTAAGTAGTGTTTGAAATTGATTATGAGCTTGAACTAAATATTTTTCAGCTTTAGTGACTGTGGTCACTCCTAGTTGAGATTGGCCACCTAAAATCAAAGCTTCACCAGCTCCTAATCGTTTATCGGCAAATAAAAGTAATAATTCAAAACGGGCCAACGGATCTTTGGTCAAAGCTAAATTAACACGGTCTCTCAGCATCTTGAGCCAATACAGTGGGTGATCAGGTAAAATTCCCGGATAAGGTAGTTGATACTGTACTCCTTCTTCATTTTGAACAACCACTTCGCTGGCAACCAATCTTGCAGCTTGACTAGCTTCGGGATTTACTAAGGCAAAAACCGGTTTAGAAAAACCATGTTCTAACATCTGAGGTTGAGCCAATCGTAAAGCCGAAAGAATAACCAAAGTAAAAGCTCCTAAGATAAACAGACTTGAAAAAAGAAGGCGTGAGCCAATCATAATAAAAAGGGTATCTTATGCTTGATACCCTAATTTGTCTAAAACATTTTGTAAGGTTTGCTCTTTGCTTAAAGAAAAAGTATCCAACACGACATCATAAAGCTGCGGATACCAAAAATAAATAGGTTTATCATTACTTGCTAAACCTCGGTTAACTACCCATTCCTGCCATTCTTTAGCATAATACTTTGACCAATTTTTAATATTAGTTTGTTCTCTTTCAAAAATATGCTTCTTAGCTTCTTCCACACTAATACCATCTCTATTGACAATCCGATCGATACGAATAGCATCTTGACTACAAACTACTAAAACTTTCAATGTGCCTGAAATACCTTGAGCAAAAAACCCAGACAGCCAAGATTCTACAACATTACTCTCACTGGTACTTACCATATCACGTTGCTGATAATCTACTTTACGATCAAAATCTTCATCATAAGCACTGGAATCGTGGTGAATTTTTTTGTCAGTTGAAAAATGTCCAATTTTTTGAGCATACATTCGCATAAAATCACCACCACAAAAATAGTTCCAATCTAGTTTCTCAGCCAGAGATTTGGCCAAGGTTGACGAACCAGCTCCGGGCAAACCTGAAACAGTTACATTTTTAAAAAGTAAATTCGCAACCATATAATGCTCCTTAATACATATATAATGTGGATTTCAGGTATTGTAGCAACTTTTTAGACTTCTGCCAAAGCTTTTGCGATTTCTTCCATGGTGATAACAATTTGTTGTAAACGTTTCTTGGCATCAGGTAAGGTAATATGCTGCTTGTCTTTAACAAAATAATGGAAGATTCGATTACGACACAATTTCCAGGTTTGCCACAACATTGCTGCCATTTCCTCTGATCGAAACACTTGAGCTAGATCATCATATAAAATTTCATGACCATCAGGAGCTTTTTGAGCTAGTTGCGGATTAAGAGCTTTGCCAACCCGGAATCTCCGACCTTCATATTGAGCTTGAGAAATAAGCTGAAGTTTTAGTAATAAATCTTTAACAAAGCCTTCATAAGCCTTAGCAGCTGGCATAATAATAAAGGAATAATCATAAAACGTTTTATTGCTCAAATCAACATCTTCAAGAATAAAGAGACTTTGTTGGAGCAATTCTTTCTGAGCACTAGGTAAAGCTTGAAACCAGAGTTTGGAATGAAGATAATCTAGGGTCAGGATAGATTCCATACAATAAGTGTAAAGTGCTTATACAAAAATTACTACTAGAATGTTTAGCCTATTTTTTATTTTTAACATATAGAAAACAAACTTTTATTTTATTTATCAAACAAAGCCTAGCTTATATAATGGAATGTATCATGTTATTATATATAGTCTATGTCAGGAAAAGATATTTGGGACCAACGCCACCAGAAAATAAAAAAAGGCCCTAAAAACAAGAAGAGCGTTTCAGAGAAAGTGGCTAAGCCAAAAACAAAACAAGGCCGTCGAAAAGCAAAAAGGCCGATTTTAAAACTACGATATCTCATTGCTCTTGGTCTTTTTTTTATTGTTTTTATTGCTGGAAGCATTGCCAGCTACTTTTATATTTTTAAGGACTTACCTTCACCAAAAAAACTAGCTCAAGATAGTTTCCCAGTTTCTACTGAGATTTACGATCGCCATGGCACCTTACTGTACCAGATCTATGCAGACCAAAATCGAAAGCCAATTAAACTAGGTGATTTACCACCATATGTTAAAAATGCCACTATTGCTATCGAGGATAAAGATTTTTATCACCATAGCGGTTTTGATATAGCTGGAATTCTCAGAGCCGCATATAAAAATATTGCTAAAGGTGAAAAAGAAGGTGGTTCGACAATTACCCAACAGCTAATTAAAACTACTCTACTTACTCCAGAAAAAACAATCAAGCGGAAACTACGAGAATTGATCTTATCTGGAGTAGCCGAAATGCTGTATTCTAAAGATGAGATTTTGGAAATGTATTTAAATCATATTCCCTACGGTGGTACAGCTTATGGAATTGAACAGGCTGCACAACGTTATTTTGATAAACATGCTAAAGATTTAAGCTTAGCTGAAGCAGCGCTGCTAGCTGGCTTACCACAAGCTCCTAGTCGCTACTCACCTTTTGGTTCAACTCCAGAGCTAGCTAAAAATCGACAAGAACAAGTATTAAAGCGGATGTTAGAAGATGGTTATATTACTCAAGAAGAATATGACGGGGCTAAAAAAACTGAGCTTAACTATGCCAAACAACGGACTGATATTAAAGCCCCTCATTTTGTGATGTATGTCAAAGATTTATTGGTTGAAAAATATGGGCAACGCATGGTCGAACAAGGTGGCTTGCGAGTTAAAACT
Above is a window of Candidatus Beckwithbacteria bacterium DNA encoding:
- a CDS encoding adenosylcobalamin-dependent ribonucleoside-diphosphate reductase, with the protein product MKKTEIKLPPNALEVFIKRYSLRDEHGRAVETVRDIFSRVARVVAESENQYRDGVDPKQIYEQFRQHLFSLRFVPNGRTIANAGTGSGQLANCFVLPIEDDLGKMENSIFATLRNAVLILQSGGGVGFSFGRIRHKGAFISTSKGKATGAVSFLKIYDTAFWVIGQGGGRRSACMAVLPVDHPDIYDFVTCKEQEGEIEHFNISVGITDEFMEAVSKNKSFDLRDPHSQKTVKTIKAQDLFDTIATFAHHNGEPGLLFLDAANRENPVPEQYTLEATNPCGEQWLGPGENCCMASINLREHTKAKKDPKKTLADELYDQEIDWSKLQETVEVTTRFLDDVIDANKYVSAVPMLAEAAFKNRRIGISIMGLADLMYLVGVAYGSQEGEDLAGQVMEFIRYHSLKTSIKLAKERGVFPGITKSVYNPEQFTFKLNKSLVKPSPRFKRPKLNWTKLISDIKKHGLRNAAQNTIAPTGAIATVTGLEGYGCEPVFSLSYMMKTHEGADYDNGEDFKKLYYESQLFAQALQKAGLSKAKREKVFSKVRESGTCQNIDGVPDEIKNVFVVSADLTASQHVRMQAALQRFVDNSISKTINFPATATIDDVKKAYLQAWKLGCKGLTVYVTGSRQQVVLESGKQDKEPYSSKEIDFRGRPLVKKQVVPVKIKVCPECGAPMQKAEGCITCPECGWSKCDV
- a CDS encoding adenosylcobalamin-dependent ribonucleoside-diphosphate reductase, encoding MKITEPKLSENGLKIAEKRYLKTDLKGNITETPGEMFWRVAQHMAKAEINWGMNGIVEKTAQAFFERMVNFKFVVAGKAMFEAGNPGGTGQLSSCFVLPVEDNILSIFKTLGEAAVIHKNNGGTGFNFSKIRPRGDKVKNVPKASSGPVDFLSAYSAALSKILQGSKRQGANIGILNCDHPDIIDFITLKDEDGTIKNFNVSVGVTNEFMEAVEQDENWELKNPRNGEVVKTVKARELFNLIAEHAWASGDPGLAFLDRMQEDNPTPSLGVINATNPCGEIPLLPYESCNLTSIILSNHLKTVKGKSEIDWDDLETSVKLGIRLLDDMIEMNEYPIKEIEEMVKNGNRRIGLGVMGFAHMLFKLGIPYNSQEAVRLSERLAKFIRKTAEDMSLQLGKERGVFPNWDRSVFAGSAERYRNCALTMIAPTGTISMLADCSSGIEPVFSLVTLRRTFFEDDKSNRPTQELMMIDPVFEAYLAGKIKDKNTRTKIVEQIVQGENLDTIKGLSEQDKKVFVTTHQISPSWHIKIQAAWQKHFDNSVSKTINFPQTATIEDVKKAYIQAWRLGCKGITIYRDGSKQDQVLNLSASKPSKLENADLAIETKITDDIKTDSNICPECGAEIVLSEGCGTCHECGWSQCRL
- a CDS encoding NUDIX hydrolase → MSKPNRFRVAQKVALFNAKNEVLLIRFSQDKRIPEKLQSKWDFPGGGLEWDESLSAGLAREIKEELGNIIIKIGEPLVIWDWVHTADSRIRTVCVLYKGTFVDGEIKLSHEHDQFQWAQIKDLESKYFAWDKDDEGLIRRLVKIINC
- a CDS encoding AAA family ATPase, which translates into the protein MVANLLFKNVTVSGLPGAGSSTLAKSLAEKLDWNYFCGGDFMRMYAQKIGHFSTDKKIHHDSSAYDEDFDRKVDYQQRDMVSTSESNVVESWLSGFFAQGISGTLKVLVVCSQDAIRIDRIVNRDGISVEEAKKHIFEREQTNIKNWSKYYAKEWQEWVVNRGLASNDKPIYFWYPQLYDVVLDTFSLSKEQTLQNVLDKLGYQA
- the nrdR gene encoding transcriptional repressor NrdR, with amino-acid sequence MKCPYCGNCKSAVLESRDSEDGQVTRRRRKCLACRKRFTTYERIEVIDLTVVKKDGEKQEFDRYKIKNGINLACEKRDIASEDVEKIVEEIEMRLLNRKSTEVSSSDIGRMILTRLKKLDPIAYLRFASVFLEFDSVDEFKKQMQRLS
- a CDS encoding class I SAM-dependent methyltransferase, translated to MSDLQQEYNQYAQQYNQSHQILNPDFEKILRKFISILPKDSLVLDLGCGNGRDMKFLFQNNIKVEGYDFSEEMIKIAKKNVPQANFSLKDIEKDLFPKQKYDGIIANCSLLHFPKNKISKIFAKIHQTIKKNGIFLVRFKAGSGEHELEIEINQQKIKRFFAFYSKKELKHLLEKKFKVLEIFTNQGKRGNWYIVMICQKI